A stretch of Lepidochelys kempii isolate rLepKem1 chromosome 14, rLepKem1.hap2, whole genome shotgun sequence DNA encodes these proteins:
- the LOC140897997 gene encoding C-type lectin domain family 2 member D-like translates to MLQGSSSPGAVNPPWNCKKSPTCRVVVAVIVVWSALIAAIIALAALTSQLSSADLCPPASPSCPDGWMGYRGKCYYFSETEGSWTDSRSRCSAPGASLAGIDSEQETAFLLRHKGVYDHWIGLWREQGQPWKWANGTKFNHLFHLRGGGDCAYLNDEKGVSSSRCYMGRRWICSKPEVYVMMGKETALERGSK, encoded by the exons ATGTtgcagggcagctccagccctggtgctgtca ACCCTCCTTGGAACTGCAAGAAAAGTCCAACCTGTAGAGTTGTGGTTGCAGTGATAGTTGTATGGTCTGCGTTGATTGCTGCCATcattgctctggcag CGCTGACCTCTCAGCTTTCATCAGCTGATCTGTGCCCCCCTGCGAGCCCCTCGTGCCCGGACGGCTGGATGGGATACCGAGGGAAATGCTACTATTTCTCAGAGACGGAAGGGAGCTGGACCGACAGCCGAAGCCGCTGCTCTGCCCCgggtgcctccctggctgggatcgaCAGTGAGCAGGAAACG GCGTTCCTGCTGCGCCATAAGGGTGTCTATGACCACTGGATCGGcctctggagggagcagggtcagccctggaaatgggccaatggcaccaaattcaaccacct GTTTCACTtaagaggaggaggtgactgcGCGTATCTGAACGACGAGAAAGGGGTCAGCAGCTCACGGTGCTACATGGGAAGACGGTGGATCTGTAGCAAACCTGAGGTGTAtgtgatg atgGGAAAAGAGACCGCACTCGAAAGGGGCTCAAAATGA